In the Malaya genurostris strain Urasoe2022 chromosome 1, Malgen_1.1, whole genome shotgun sequence genome, one interval contains:
- the LOC131435326 gene encoding alkaline phosphatase-like, whose product MMTTVSIALVCLHLVLLAEVYSAPERSRVQPEITPAPTPYPTHPMDDPEWEPPQGPQLELDQHYWITSGQQLLGEQLSKNRVDLNVAENVIIFIGDGMSIATQTATRMYMGGENMRLAFEQFPYCGLAKTYCINYQVSDSSCTATAILTGVKNNYGTIAVSGHVPLMNCEKSLVEENRLTSILRYAQQDGRSTGIVTNTRITHATPAVAYAFSGARYWEDDESTPATCPDIAKQLIHGEIGSNLTVAMGGGSRHFYPVGSTAAHGASGHRQDGRFLTHEWLESASQRGERAVYVHDRQSLSEVNASNVDRLLGLFASNHMSYRMEFAVQEPTLEEMTAKALEVLQKNDRGYVLIVEGGLIDHAHHANVARLALDETVEFHRAVQHAARTTDERDTLIVVTADHSHTLTMGGYPVRGNNILATGDFSRLDRMPFFTLTYANGPSYFQHFPPGGTGRTNPLSMNWQNPFFAYPGAVPYEDETHGGDDVAVFARGPHGHLFTGLYEQHLIGHALLYASCLGPDHMRRSDACQERLRGISDTQTASSSLIAISILIIYMVAHRQY is encoded by the exons ATGATGACTACCGTTTCGATAGCTCTAGTATGTCTTCATCTAGTCCTGCTAGCAGAAGTTTATTCAGCCCCGGAAAGATCCCGCGTACAACCAGAAATAACTCCAGCTCCCACGCCTTACCCTACACACCCAATGGATGATCCTGAGTGGGAACCTCCCCAGGGACCGCAGTTGGAACTGGACCAACACTATTGGATCACTAGCGGTCAACAGTTGCTCGGTGAGCAACTGTCCAAGAATCGGGTCGATTTGAATGTCGCAGAAAATGTAATCATCTTCATAGGCGATGGAATGTCGATTGCTACACAGACGGCAACCCGGATGTACATGGGTGGAGAGAATATGCGTCTTGCTTTCGAGCAGTTTCCGTACTGTGGATTAGCGAAG acCTACTGCATCAACTATCAAGTTTCGGACTCGAGTTGTACGGCCACAGCGATTCTGACGGGTGTGAAAAATAACTATGGAACTATTGCGGTCAGCGGTCATGTACCGTTGATGAACTGCGAGAAGagcttggtggaggaaaatcgccTTACTTCCATTCTACGATACGCCCAACAGGACGGTCGATCAACGGGAATTGTAACCAACACTCGGATAACGCATGCTACTCCAGCTGTGGCGTATGCTTTTTCCGGTGCGCGGTACTGGGAAGATGATGAGAGCACACCGGCCACCTGTCCGGATATCGCTAAGCAACTGATTCACGGAGAAATTGGTTCCAATTTAACCGTGGCCATGGGTGGTGGTTCCAGACACTTTTATCCGGTGGGATCAACCGCGGCGCACGGTGCCTCCGGTCATAGACAGGATGGTCGTTTTCTGACGCACGAATGGTTAGAATCGGCTTCCCAGCGAGGTGAACGAGCCGTTTACGTCCACGACAGACAGAGTCTGTCCGAAGTGAACGCTTCGAATGTGGATCGGTTGCTGGGTCTCTTTGCGTCCAATCACATGAGCTACCGGATGGAGTTTGCGGTGCAGGAACCAACATTGGAGGAGATGACCGCCAAGGCTCTGGAGGTACTGCAGAAAAATGATCGGGGATACGTGCTGATTGTAGAAG GCGGTCTCATCGACCATGCCCACCATGCGAACGTAGCCCGGTTGGCCCTGGACGAAACGGTCGAGTTCCATCGGGCCGTTCAGCACGCGGCTCGCACGACGGACGAACGCGACACGTTAATTGTTGTAACGGCCGACCATTCACACACTCTCACCATGGGCGGTTATCCGGTGCGGGGCAATAACATTCTGGCAACCGGTGATTTCTCACGCCTGGACCGGATGCCGTTCTTCACACTTACGTACGCAAACGGACCGAGTTACTTCCAGCATTTCCCGCCGGGTGGAACCGGTCGTACGAATCCTTTGTCGATGAACTGGCAGAATCCGTTTTTTGCTTATCCCGGTGCGGTTCCTTATGAGGACGAAACCCATGGCGGTGACGATGTAGCTGTGTTTGCACGAGGACCACATGGCCATCTTTTTACCGGACTGTACGAGCAGCATTTGATTGGCCATGCACTTCTGTATGCCTCCTGTTTGGGACCCGATCACATGAGGAGATCAGATGCCTGTCAGGAACGGCTCCGGGGAATCAGTGACACGCAAACTGCTTCGTCCAGTTTGATAGCTATAAGTATTCTAATTATCTACATGGTAGCACATAGACAATATTAA